In one window of Frigoriglobus tundricola DNA:
- a CDS encoding glycosyltransferase family 2 protein — translation MRVLTAIPVYNEAKHVHDVLAEVRRYSPNILVVNDGSTDGTAELLDREPGLCRIDHAANGGYGAALVSAFQFARASDFDVLVTMDCDGQHEPSRIPVLLEAIHDCDIVSGSRYYRDFRQDTPAPTDRRFINAVVTREINDRYGLNLTDAFCGFKAYRREALEKLHITERGWGMPLQLWVQAARQGLRVKEIGVPRLYLDPNRAFGGVMNDPEQRLAYYRGVLAAASHDVLPGTRAACCPCPGSC, via the coding sequence ATGCGCGTACTCACCGCGATCCCCGTCTACAACGAGGCGAAGCACGTCCACGACGTGCTCGCCGAGGTGCGCCGGTACAGCCCGAACATTCTCGTCGTGAACGACGGCTCGACCGACGGCACCGCCGAGTTGCTCGACCGCGAGCCGGGGCTGTGCCGCATCGACCACGCCGCCAACGGCGGGTACGGGGCGGCGCTCGTTTCGGCGTTCCAGTTCGCCCGCGCGAGCGACTTCGACGTCCTGGTGACGATGGACTGCGACGGCCAGCACGAACCGTCCCGCATCCCGGTGCTGCTCGAAGCGATCCACGATTGCGACATCGTATCGGGGTCGCGGTACTACCGCGATTTCCGCCAGGACACCCCGGCCCCCACCGATCGCCGCTTCATCAACGCCGTCGTCACGCGCGAGATCAACGACCGCTACGGGCTGAACCTCACCGACGCGTTCTGCGGCTTCAAGGCCTACCGCCGCGAGGCGCTGGAGAAGCTGCACATCACGGAACGCGGCTGGGGCATGCCGCTGCAACTGTGGGTGCAGGCGGCGCGCCAGGGGCTGCGCGTGAAAGAGATCGGGGTGCCGCGCTTGTACCTCGATCCGAACCGCGCGTTCGGCGGGGTGATGAACGACCCCGAACAGCGGCTCGCGTACTACCGCGGCGTCCTCGCGGCCGCCAGCCACGACGTCCTGCCGGGCACGCGTGCGGCGTGTTGCCCCTGTCCGGGGTCGTGCTAA
- the purN gene encoding phosphoribosylglycinamide formyltransferase — translation MHAPIRLVALVSGGGTTLQNLIDRAAAGTLPAGIAGVVSSRADAFAVTRAARAGLPASVVPKAQGRREPGFADRVWDAVRAYAPDLVCFAGWLHLLPIPADFRHKVLNIHPSLLPAFGGKGMYGHHVHEAVLAYGAKVSGCTVHFADDTYDTGPILVQKCVPVRADDTPDTLADRVFEAECEAYPEAIRAIAEGRVTVQGRRVIVSG, via the coding sequence ATGCACGCTCCGATCCGCCTCGTGGCACTGGTCAGCGGCGGCGGCACGACGCTCCAGAACCTGATCGACCGCGCCGCGGCCGGCACGCTCCCTGCTGGAATCGCGGGCGTCGTGTCCAGCCGCGCCGACGCGTTCGCCGTCACCCGCGCCGCCCGCGCGGGGCTGCCGGCGAGCGTGGTTCCGAAGGCGCAGGGCCGGCGCGAGCCCGGGTTCGCGGACCGCGTGTGGGACGCCGTGCGCGCCTACGCGCCCGACCTCGTGTGCTTCGCGGGGTGGCTCCACCTGCTGCCGATCCCGGCGGACTTCCGCCACAAGGTGCTGAACATCCACCCGTCGCTCTTGCCGGCGTTCGGGGGCAAGGGGATGTACGGCCACCACGTCCACGAGGCGGTACTGGCCTACGGGGCGAAGGTGAGCGGGTGCACGGTTCACTTCGCGGACGACACCTACGACACCGGGCCGATTCTGGTGCAGAAGTGCGTGCCGGTGCGGGCCGACGACACCCCCGATACGCTGGCGGATCGGGTCTTCGAGGCGGAGTGCGAGGCGTACCCCGAGGCGATCCGCGCGATCGCGGAGGGGAGAGTGACGGTGCAGGGGCGGCGGGTGATCGTTTCCGGTTGA
- a CDS encoding Nramp family divalent metal transporter has product MGTENAVGGSPGRAARAEGESETETAPGSLEGLNSSVPIPSENAGFWRQYRAFVGPAFLVCVGYMDPGNWGTDLQAGASFRYGLLWVVAVSSFMAIIMQVCAARLGIVTGKDLAQACRDFLPSWTRWPNWFACELAIGACDLAEVLGSAVALNLLFHIPLFWAVLITAFDVLLILAFQGIGMRFIEALIVTLVATIGGCYFIEIFVLPQTTPSFLEMGSALLTPGFRSEGMLLGAIGIIGATVMPHNLYLHSALVRTRQLGFDEPTIRRAIKFNTIDTVLALSLAFLVNSAILVLAATTFYGREGAALASGEIVSFDKDADWIRVAYLTLAPLLGAGSASALFAVALLASGQSSTITGTLAGQVVMEGFTHWRIRPWVRRFVTRAVAILPAVVVIGVNGSGSVTDLLVLSQVVLAVQLPLAMFPLLYFTSSKQRMGRFRNGWFLLTVGWASCLLITALIVYGLPEAVEKAWAVIAG; this is encoded by the coding sequence ATGGGTACCGAGAACGCAGTGGGGGGCTCGCCGGGTCGGGCCGCCCGCGCGGAGGGTGAGAGCGAAACCGAAACCGCCCCGGGCTCCCTAGAGGGACTGAACAGTTCGGTCCCGATACCGTCGGAAAATGCCGGCTTCTGGCGTCAATACCGCGCGTTTGTCGGGCCGGCGTTTCTGGTGTGCGTCGGGTACATGGACCCCGGGAACTGGGGCACGGACCTCCAGGCGGGGGCGAGCTTCCGCTACGGGCTCTTGTGGGTGGTCGCCGTGTCGAGCTTCATGGCGATCATCATGCAGGTGTGCGCCGCCCGGCTGGGCATCGTGACGGGGAAGGACCTGGCTCAGGCGTGCCGCGATTTCCTTCCGTCCTGGACCCGGTGGCCGAACTGGTTCGCCTGCGAACTCGCCATCGGTGCGTGCGACCTGGCCGAAGTGCTGGGTAGCGCCGTCGCCCTCAACCTGTTGTTTCACATTCCGCTCTTCTGGGCCGTCCTCATCACCGCCTTCGACGTCCTCCTGATCCTCGCGTTTCAGGGGATCGGGATGCGGTTCATCGAAGCGCTGATCGTGACCCTCGTCGCCACCATCGGCGGGTGTTACTTCATTGAGATCTTCGTCCTGCCGCAGACGACACCGAGCTTTCTGGAAATGGGCTCGGCGCTCCTGACGCCCGGCTTCCGGAGCGAGGGGATGCTCCTGGGGGCGATCGGCATCATCGGGGCGACCGTCATGCCCCACAACCTGTACCTCCACTCGGCACTGGTCCGGACGCGGCAGCTCGGCTTCGACGAACCGACGATCCGCCGGGCGATCAAGTTCAACACCATCGACACGGTGCTCGCCCTGTCGCTGGCGTTCCTCGTGAACTCGGCCATTCTGGTTCTGGCGGCGACGACCTTCTACGGGCGGGAGGGCGCGGCGCTGGCGAGCGGAGAAATCGTGTCGTTCGACAAGGACGCGGACTGGATCCGGGTCGCGTACCTCACGCTCGCGCCGCTCCTGGGGGCCGGCTCGGCGAGCGCGCTGTTCGCGGTGGCGCTCCTCGCGAGCGGGCAGAGCAGCACGATCACGGGCACGCTGGCCGGGCAGGTGGTGATGGAGGGGTTCACGCACTGGCGCATCCGGCCGTGGGTGCGCCGGTTCGTCACGCGGGCGGTCGCGATCCTGCCGGCGGTCGTTGTGATCGGGGTGAACGGGAGCGGGAGCGTCACGGACCTGTTGGTGCTGAGTCAGGTGGTGCTGGCGGTGCAACTGCCGCTCGCGATGTTCCCGCTGCTGTACTTCACCAGTTCGAAACAGCGGATGGGCCGGTTCCGAAACGGCTGGTTCCTGCTCACCGTCGGTTGGGCGTCCTGTCTGCTCATCACCGCGCTGATCGTTTACGGCCTGCCGGAAGCGGTCGAAAAGGCGTGGGCGGTGATCGCGGGATAA
- the purD gene encoding phosphoribosylamine--glycine ligase, which produces MNVLVIGKGGREHALAWRLKQSPRAGKVFCAPGNAGTARDGITNVAIEHTETEKLYRFCAKEQIDLVVIGPEDPLAAGLADFLRSKTGMGQELTVNGATGTFTLNFNGEETAPLPVSITGTKVQSALNGLSTISAGGGSVTVVQKKPGVFHLIFGGPLAASNVALVTTTGPAEVGLKRLKVFGPSKDAARIEASKVFAKELMRHADVPTAEFHVFDHPQPARDYIETRDYPVVVKADGLAAGKGVVVCKTSAEASAAVRRIMTDAEFGARAGRRVVVEKRLEGEEVSVLALVSGRTFLPLPACQDHKAVNDGDTGPNTGGMGTYCPAPVATPELMKEWERTVFFPTIHAMKRGRYPFQGVLFAGLILTNQGTRVLEFNCRFGDPETQVLMMRLKTDLLDLLEAVTDERLQEFEHKIEWDPRPSVCVVLCSGGYPGKYDNGKIIAGTADADRLPGVKVFHAGTRLDEANRVLTDGGRVLGVTALGDTLADAKARAYEAVKLISFPGMHYRTDIADKALKVKPPAAPVEAPKLPAKFRKPGGNAGGSEPAGEKPTG; this is translated from the coding sequence ATGAACGTCCTGGTGATCGGTAAGGGTGGACGCGAACACGCACTGGCGTGGCGGTTGAAGCAATCGCCGCGCGCGGGGAAGGTCTTCTGCGCGCCGGGCAACGCCGGCACCGCCCGCGACGGCATCACGAACGTCGCCATCGAGCACACCGAGACGGAAAAGCTGTACCGCTTCTGTGCGAAAGAGCAGATCGACCTGGTCGTGATCGGCCCGGAAGACCCGCTCGCGGCCGGGTTGGCGGATTTTCTCCGCAGCAAAACGGGGATGGGGCAAGAACTCACGGTGAACGGGGCGACCGGGACGTTCACGCTCAACTTCAACGGCGAAGAGACGGCCCCGCTCCCCGTTTCGATAACCGGCACCAAGGTGCAATCGGCACTCAACGGCCTCTCGACCATCAGCGCCGGCGGCGGGTCCGTGACCGTCGTCCAGAAGAAGCCCGGAGTGTTCCACCTGATCTTCGGCGGCCCGCTCGCGGCGTCGAACGTGGCCCTCGTGACGACCACGGGGCCGGCCGAGGTGGGGCTGAAGCGCCTGAAGGTGTTCGGGCCGTCGAAGGACGCGGCGCGCATCGAAGCCAGCAAGGTCTTCGCGAAGGAACTGATGCGGCACGCCGACGTCCCGACGGCCGAGTTCCACGTCTTCGACCACCCGCAGCCGGCGCGTGACTACATCGAAACCCGCGACTATCCGGTGGTGGTGAAGGCCGACGGCCTGGCCGCGGGCAAGGGCGTGGTGGTGTGCAAAACGAGCGCGGAGGCGTCCGCCGCCGTGCGGCGGATCATGACCGACGCGGAGTTCGGGGCGCGGGCCGGGCGCCGGGTGGTGGTGGAAAAGCGGTTGGAGGGCGAGGAGGTGTCCGTCCTCGCTCTGGTGAGCGGGCGGACGTTCCTGCCGCTGCCCGCGTGCCAGGACCACAAGGCCGTGAACGACGGCGACACCGGGCCGAACACCGGCGGCATGGGCACATACTGCCCGGCCCCGGTCGCGACGCCGGAACTGATGAAGGAGTGGGAGCGGACGGTCTTCTTCCCCACCATCCACGCGATGAAGCGCGGCCGCTACCCGTTCCAGGGCGTCCTGTTCGCGGGCCTCATTCTGACGAACCAGGGCACGCGGGTGCTGGAGTTCAACTGCCGGTTCGGCGACCCCGAAACGCAAGTCCTGATGATGCGGCTGAAGACGGACCTGCTGGACCTGCTCGAAGCGGTGACCGATGAGCGGTTGCAGGAGTTCGAGCACAAGATCGAGTGGGACCCGCGGCCGTCGGTGTGCGTGGTGCTGTGTTCGGGCGGCTACCCGGGGAAGTACGACAACGGCAAGATCATCGCGGGCACTGCGGACGCGGACCGGCTTCCGGGCGTGAAGGTGTTCCACGCGGGGACGCGGCTCGACGAGGCGAACCGCGTGCTGACCGACGGCGGCCGCGTGCTGGGCGTGACGGCCCTGGGCGACACGCTGGCGGACGCGAAGGCGCGGGCCTACGAGGCCGTGAAGCTCATCAGCTTTCCCGGCATGCACTACCGCACCGACATCGCCGATAAAGCGCTGAAGGTCAAGCCGCCCGCGGCACCGGTCGAGGCGCCGAAGTTACCGGCGAAGTTCCGCAAGCCCGGCGGCAACGCGGGCGGAAGCGAACCGGCCGGCGAGAAGCCGACGGGGTGA
- a CDS encoding IS3 family transposase (programmed frameshift), translated as MARKTYTREFKLQAVQMLTDQKLSVAEVARKLGVSEGCLRAWKSAAQADGAGAFPGHGNATPGDDELRRLRAEVTRLKAERDLLKKAAGVFREPAELTFAFIAANEDQWPVRWMCDALDVSASGYYAWATRPDSATEQWRRELLSQIRAVHAEVKHRYGSPRMRAALNARGHECSENTVAELMREHGIRAKAPRRFVRTTDSRHQLPVFENVLDRNFEPDGPNRAWGTDITYIPTADGWLYLAVVEDLFSRMIVGWSMDASMESRLVVDALDMAVARRCPGAGLLSHSDRGTQYASAHYQGVLAGHGIVCSMSGVAQCWDNAPVESFFASLKRELVHDEEYTTREQAKGSIFEYLEVFYNRVRLHSSLGFLSPAEFERTYNQKHP; from the exons ATGGCACGCAAGACGTACACGCGCGAGTTCAAGTTGCAAGCGGTCCAGATGTTGACCGACCAGAAGCTGTCCGTGGCCGAAGTGGCCCGCAAGCTGGGGGTGAGCGAGGGCTGCCTGCGGGCCTGGAAGAGCGCCGCCCAAGCCGACGGGGCCGGGGCGTTCCCCGGGCACGGCAACGCCACCCCGGGCGACGACGAGCTGCGGCGCCTGCGGGCCGAGGTCACGCGCCTCAAGGCCGAGCGGGACCTGTTAAAAAAAGCCGCGG GCGTATTTCGCGAACCCGCCGAGCTGACGTTCGCGTTCATCGCCGCCAACGAGGACCAGTGGCCGGTCCGGTGGATGTGCGATGCCCTGGACGTGTCCGCGTCCGGGTACTACGCCTGGGCCACCCGACCCGACAGCGCGACCGAACAGTGGCGTCGGGAGCTGCTGTCCCAGATCCGGGCGGTCCACGCCGAGGTGAAGCACCGGTACGGGAGCCCGCGGATGAGGGCCGCGTTGAATGCCCGCGGGCATGAGTGCTCGGAGAACACGGTAGCCGAACTGATGCGGGAGCACGGAATCCGGGCCAAAGCCCCGAGGCGGTTCGTCCGCACAACCGACTCGCGGCACCAACTGCCGGTGTTCGAGAACGTGCTGGACCGGAACTTCGAGCCGGACGGGCCGAACCGGGCCTGGGGCACGGACATCACGTACATCCCAACAGCCGACGGGTGGCTGTACCTGGCCGTGGTCGAGGACCTGTTCAGCCGGATGATCGTGGGTTGGTCGATGGATGCGTCGATGGAGAGCCGGCTGGTGGTGGACGCGTTGGACATGGCGGTGGCCCGTCGGTGCCCGGGTGCGGGCCTGTTGTCGCACTCGGACCGGGGGACCCAGTACGCCAGCGCCCATTACCAAGGGGTGCTGGCCGGGCACGGGATCGTGTGCAGCATGAGCGGGGTGGCCCAGTGCTGGGATAACGCTCCCGTCGAGAGCTTCTTTGCGAGCCTCAAACGAGAACTCGTCCATGACGAGGAGTACACCACTCGGGAGCAGGCCAAGGGCAGCATCTTCGAGTACCTCGAAGTGTTCTACAACCGCGTCCGCCTTCATTCCTCACTGGGGTTCTTATCTCCGGCTGAGTTTGAACGGACGTACAACCAGAAACACCCTTAA
- a CDS encoding IS1595 family transposase, translated as MRGKKGVRHPNPDDPPRRRANKRRGHGNFANDRPPVVGVVSRDTGAIVLEVVERTDQETLIAVVTEHTDDGATVYTDEWSGYARLSAEGRGHATVNHTPGQREWARDDDGDGIREVHDNTLEGLWAALRTFLRPFRGISKHYLHQYVAVFQWAYNKVGVAGMVRTLLGLPLSTPTAS; from the coding sequence ATGCGGGGGAAAAAAGGGGTCCGGCACCCGAACCCGGACGACCCGCCCCGACGCCGGGCCAACAAGCGGCGCGGGCACGGGAACTTCGCCAACGACCGCCCGCCGGTGGTCGGGGTGGTGAGCCGGGACACCGGGGCCATCGTCCTGGAGGTCGTCGAACGAACGGACCAGGAGACCCTGATCGCGGTCGTGACCGAACATACCGATGATGGCGCGACCGTATACACGGATGAGTGGTCGGGGTACGCGCGGCTGTCCGCGGAGGGCCGCGGGCATGCCACGGTGAACCACACCCCGGGCCAACGGGAGTGGGCTCGGGATGACGACGGGGACGGGATCCGCGAGGTCCACGATAACACGCTCGAGGGCCTGTGGGCGGCCCTCCGCACGTTCCTGCGACCGTTCCGCGGGATCAGCAAGCACTACCTCCACCAGTACGTTGCCGTCTTCCAATGGGCATACAACAAGGTCGGCGTTGCGGGCATGGTCCGCACACTACTGGGCCTGCCCCTGTCCACCCCGACGGCCTCATGA
- a CDS encoding sigma-70 family RNA polymerase sigma factor yields the protein MSARLRAWFRSAPFAVTSSEVPATDGDLVCRFADTRDDGAFAELVRRHGPMVLATCRRALYPDVHTADDAFQATFLVLATRAATVHPPERVGAWLHGVAFHVARKAKAWARKAVSSAPADLDRIAAAHTEPDPDAAATRAQIDDVLAGMPSQYRAAVVLCDLEQRSRADAAAALGWSEGALSGRLARARKLLADRLTRRGVAVPAAGLGVLLPASAATAIVPVQLAASTVRTAVLVSTGAAVAAADGAIPASIAALAQGVPTMHSATFKLLAAGFAGVGLALGGFGLYSLTAAPPAPLPDAPVAAPPAPRVQKGWTTKHTLAHKAAVTAVALGPGFVATGDKDGILALWDANTGREKEKLLDGTEDGAGGINQLQVSADGAWLHLVTHDRDNYHQCSVEKKGRIFPGSGSKGQAKSYGVTPDGAFWLEARGNHVLSLLENRFAEHVIPFMSVGRFVHKEDIAFAAACDDQFIGTVSGGVLRQWAKGKDDPAWAVKLETFTATAMAACPQSKVFAVGGKNGETRIYFGLTGKLAVTLKGHTGTVTAIAFRPDGKQIVTGSADKTLRLWDAETGKELAVLKGHTDAVKAVAFAPEGETLVSGSADKTARVWEFKN from the coding sequence ATGTCAGCCCGGTTGCGCGCCTGGTTCCGCTCCGCCCCGTTCGCCGTCACCTCCTCAGAAGTGCCCGCGACCGACGGCGACCTCGTGTGCCGGTTCGCCGACACACGCGACGACGGCGCGTTCGCCGAACTGGTCCGCCGGCACGGTCCGATGGTCCTCGCCACCTGTCGCCGCGCACTGTACCCCGACGTGCACACCGCGGACGACGCCTTCCAGGCGACGTTCCTGGTACTGGCCACGAGGGCCGCTACGGTTCACCCGCCCGAGCGGGTGGGGGCGTGGCTGCACGGCGTCGCGTTTCACGTGGCCCGGAAGGCAAAGGCGTGGGCGCGCAAGGCGGTGTCGTCGGCCCCGGCCGACCTCGACCGCATCGCGGCGGCCCACACCGAGCCGGACCCGGACGCGGCCGCCACGCGGGCGCAAATCGACGACGTGCTCGCCGGGATGCCGTCCCAATACCGCGCTGCGGTCGTGCTGTGCGACCTCGAACAGCGGTCGCGGGCGGACGCGGCGGCGGCCCTCGGGTGGTCCGAAGGGGCGCTCTCCGGGCGCCTCGCCCGGGCCAGGAAGCTGCTCGCCGACCGCCTCACCCGGCGCGGCGTGGCGGTCCCCGCAGCGGGGCTCGGGGTGCTGTTGCCGGCGTCGGCCGCAACGGCGATCGTGCCGGTGCAACTCGCCGCGTCAACCGTTCGTACCGCGGTCCTGGTTTCGACCGGTGCCGCGGTCGCGGCGGCCGACGGAGCGATCCCCGCTTCGATCGCCGCCCTCGCACAGGGGGTTCCGACCATGCACTCCGCCACCTTCAAACTGCTCGCGGCCGGTTTCGCGGGCGTCGGTCTCGCGCTGGGGGGCTTCGGCCTCTACTCACTGACCGCCGCGCCCCCCGCGCCGCTCCCGGACGCGCCCGTTGCCGCGCCGCCCGCGCCCCGGGTTCAGAAGGGCTGGACCACGAAGCACACCCTCGCCCATAAGGCCGCGGTGACCGCAGTGGCGCTCGGTCCGGGTTTCGTCGCGACCGGCGACAAGGACGGCATCCTGGCCCTGTGGGACGCGAACACCGGCCGGGAGAAGGAGAAGCTGCTCGACGGCACCGAGGACGGCGCGGGCGGCATCAACCAGTTGCAGGTGTCCGCCGACGGCGCCTGGCTGCACCTCGTCACACACGACCGCGACAACTACCACCAGTGCTCGGTCGAGAAGAAGGGCCGCATCTTCCCCGGGTCGGGCAGCAAGGGGCAGGCGAAGTCTTACGGCGTCACCCCGGACGGGGCGTTCTGGCTCGAGGCGCGGGGCAATCACGTTCTGTCGCTCCTGGAGAACCGGTTCGCCGAACACGTCATCCCGTTCATGTCGGTCGGGCGGTTCGTTCACAAGGAGGACATCGCGTTCGCCGCGGCCTGCGACGACCAGTTCATCGGCACCGTTTCCGGTGGCGTGCTGCGGCAGTGGGCCAAGGGCAAGGACGACCCGGCCTGGGCAGTGAAGCTCGAGACGTTCACGGCCACGGCGATGGCCGCGTGCCCGCAGAGCAAGGTGTTCGCCGTCGGCGGGAAGAACGGGGAGACGCGCATCTACTTCGGCCTCACGGGCAAACTCGCGGTCACGCTCAAGGGGCACACGGGCACCGTCACCGCGATCGCGTTCCGCCCCGACGGCAAGCAGATCGTTACCGGCAGCGCGGACAAAACGCTCCGCCTCTGGGACGCCGAAACGGGCAAGGAACTCGCGGTGCTGAAGGGCCACACGGACGCGGTGAAGGCCGTCGCGTTCGCCCCCGAAGGCGAAACGCTCGTCAGCGGCAGCGCGGACAAAACCGCGCGGGTGTGGGAGTTCAAGAACTGA
- a CDS encoding transposase family protein: MQFDEKWDFVGRKEKNCGPDETRRGDCWDHVALDPESRLVVSLLVGKRTEDATHALVRDFHRRTGGRVMRLMTSDEYPVYASAIRDTYGHLVTPPRTGRPGRPRKAHRVIPPEVTYATVHKERENNRVVAVSTRVVFGAVVAVTAALLASAVSTAVNTCFVERHNGTDRNRCSRKVRKSYGFSKDWDTHRAATAFSYFSYNFCWPVRTLRHKGADGRWHQRTPAMAAGLTDRVWALSEWLTLPAVQCR, translated from the coding sequence GTGCAGTTCGATGAGAAGTGGGATTTCGTGGGCCGTAAGGAGAAGAACTGCGGCCCCGACGAGACCCGGCGCGGGGACTGCTGGGACCACGTGGCCCTCGATCCCGAGAGCCGATTGGTCGTGAGCCTGTTGGTCGGTAAGCGGACCGAGGACGCGACCCACGCCCTGGTCCGTGACTTCCACCGGCGCACCGGGGGCCGAGTGATGCGGCTCATGACGTCCGACGAGTACCCGGTGTACGCCTCGGCGATCCGGGACACCTACGGGCACTTGGTGACCCCGCCGCGAACCGGGCGACCCGGTCGGCCGCGCAAGGCCCACCGGGTCATCCCGCCCGAGGTCACCTATGCGACCGTCCACAAGGAGCGGGAGAACAACCGGGTGGTGGCGGTGAGCACGCGGGTGGTGTTCGGGGCGGTGGTGGCGGTCACGGCCGCGCTACTCGCCTCGGCGGTGAGCACGGCGGTCAACACGTGCTTCGTGGAGCGACACAACGGGACGGACCGGAATCGGTGCAGCCGCAAGGTGCGCAAGAGCTATGGGTTCTCGAAGGACTGGGACACGCACCGTGCGGCCACCGCCTTCAGCTACTTCAGCTACAACTTCTGCTGGCCGGTCCGCACGCTCCGCCACAAGGGTGCCGACGGGCGCTGGCACCAGAGAACACCGGCAATGGCCGCGGGACTGACCGATCGGGTGTGGGCGCTATCCGAATGGTTGACCCTGCCAGCGGTGCAATGCAGGTAG
- a CDS encoding IS1 family transposase, translating into MDDLSRFCCLNAHCPDHGKRNHGNLTVPARYGPNKTRVLRCRTCKARFSERKGTPLFDARLPAARVTAVLAHVAEGIGTRKTARLTGVHTNTVTRYIRRAGQHARALHDELVAFSPDDPRSAVR; encoded by the coding sequence ATGGACGACCTGAGCCGCTTCTGTTGCCTCAATGCCCATTGTCCCGACCATGGGAAACGGAACCACGGGAACCTGACCGTGCCGGCCCGTTATGGGCCGAACAAGACGCGGGTGCTCCGGTGCCGGACCTGCAAGGCCCGGTTCTCCGAGCGCAAGGGCACCCCACTGTTCGACGCCCGACTGCCGGCCGCGCGGGTGACCGCGGTTCTGGCTCACGTGGCCGAAGGGATCGGGACCCGCAAGACCGCACGGCTCACCGGGGTTCATACCAATACGGTGACCCGGTACATCCGACGGGCCGGCCAACATGCCCGCGCGTTGCACGACGAGCTCGTGGCTTTTTCCCCCGACGACCCGCGAAGTGCAGTTCGATGA
- a CDS encoding WD40 repeat domain-containing protein produces the protein MLVLAALIAFASPAPGPHVAPMPHPARGWVERHTFTHKAPVTAVTAIADAFATADRDGVVQLWDAQTGALRETLLDGTNELLRPVDFLRPTPDGKRLNIGSRDRVSVAQYVVIGKDRGLFGPISGFRPVAPRSDGTWLVVQGDQEEMVGTLKVDFMLNGSISLNISTGFAHTERVQLVAPGGSAVATVDARNTLRHWSSRPDGSESKLLWALDLKLDPTALAVSPDGAMIAVGGDEGAVEVFGAEKGKRLATLKGHKGAVRAVTFAPDSGLIVTGGEDGTVRFWNPWTGEPEERLKDHAGPVTAVWFAADETLVTASDDKTARVWVYKP, from the coding sequence ATGCTGGTTCTGGCCGCACTGATCGCCTTCGCGAGCCCCGCGCCCGGCCCGCACGTCGCACCCATGCCGCACCCGGCCCGCGGGTGGGTGGAGCGGCACACGTTCACTCACAAGGCGCCCGTCACCGCGGTCACCGCGATCGCCGACGCGTTCGCGACCGCCGACCGGGACGGCGTGGTGCAACTCTGGGACGCACAGACGGGCGCGCTCCGCGAGACGCTCCTCGACGGCACCAACGAGTTGCTGCGGCCCGTCGATTTCCTCCGGCCGACACCCGACGGCAAGCGGCTCAACATCGGTTCCCGCGACCGGGTCTCCGTCGCGCAATACGTGGTGATCGGCAAGGACCGCGGGCTGTTCGGCCCGATATCGGGGTTCCGCCCCGTCGCCCCCCGCTCCGACGGCACGTGGCTCGTTGTTCAAGGGGACCAAGAGGAAATGGTGGGCACCTTGAAGGTCGATTTTATGCTCAACGGGAGCATCTCGCTCAACATCTCGACCGGCTTCGCCCACACGGAGCGCGTGCAACTGGTGGCCCCGGGGGGCTCGGCCGTTGCCACCGTGGACGCAAGGAACACCCTGCGGCACTGGTCCTCGCGCCCGGACGGGAGCGAATCCAAGCTCCTCTGGGCGCTCGATCTCAAGTTGGACCCGACGGCCCTCGCGGTCTCACCGGACGGGGCGATGATCGCGGTCGGGGGAGATGAGGGCGCCGTCGAGGTGTTCGGCGCGGAGAAGGGCAAGCGGCTCGCCACCCTCAAGGGGCACAAGGGCGCGGTGCGGGCGGTGACTTTCGCCCCGGACTCCGGGCTGATCGTCACCGGCGGCGAAGACGGCACCGTGCGCTTCTGGAACCCGTGGACCGGTGAACCGGAGGAGCGGCTGAAGGACCACGCCGGTCCGGTCACGGCCGTGTGGTTCGCGGCCGACGAGACGCTCGTGACCGCCAGCGACGACAAGACCGCCCGCGTATGGGTTTACAAGCCGTGA